The following proteins are co-located in the Paroedura picta isolate Pp20150507F chromosome 18, Ppicta_v3.0, whole genome shotgun sequence genome:
- the MNS1 gene encoding meiosis-specific nuclear structural protein 1 yields the protein MALPQKGGRPQLTPAQQLERRQHEAYFRKLAEEAHEKKVQRVHQLEVMWEAEDRVERKRVTRLLQEEEHERHMEEAILRAEENKRLRELELQQEEKLAAELAKLKHEKLKDEKMRQQVRESSIELRELERKLKSAYMNKERAAQIAERDALKYEQMKTDAELAKAMKEAQERAELAESSAETRRAQEQVLYQQELERQLEEGEKRKQAAYEEFLRDKVLVDEIVRKIYDEDERARQERLEKKRMTQRFIEEFKRDQELRRRRQREELEEENQKLLAFANMWQQREDKRMAQVHENEERKRQLQQQMAEHLEREQREREELEQVRQELSVEEQAAADRKKLQEEVEKKIRQRLELRHSYEEQLAMREVLQQAMEKEEAAFRQAMLDKFAEDDRIEQMNAQKRRMKQLEHQRAVQQLIEERRKQLLADKERELEERQLEERRAAAVQAVVEEERRKLLQEHAVKLLGYLPRGVLKDEQDVDLLGEEFRQVYQKRKKDERLTEECRGEAASQ from the exons GCGCTGCCCCAGAAGGGCGGTCGGCCCCAGCTGACGCCGGCCCAGCAGCTGGAGCGCCGGCAGCATGAGGCCTACTTCCGGAAACTGGCCGAGGAGGCGCACGAGAAGAAGGTGCAGCGCGTCCACCAGCTGGAGGTGATGTGGGAGGCCGAGGACCGCGTGGAGCGCAAGCGAGTGAcccggctgctgcaggaggaggagcacgAGCGGCACATGGAAGAGGCCATCCTGAGG GCAGAAGAGAATAAAAGGCTAAGAGAACTGGAGTTACAACAAGAGGAAAAATTGGCTGCAGAGTTGGCAAAGCTAAAGCACGAGAAGCTCAAAGATGAGAAAATGAGGCAGCAAGTAAGAGAGAGCAG TATTGAACTTCGGGAACTGGAGAGGAAGCTGAAGTCTGCCTACATGAACAAAGAGAGAGCCGCCCAGATCGCCGAAAGGGATGCTCTGAAATACGAACAGATG AAAACCGATGCAGAGCTGGCCAAAGCCATGAAGGAAGCCCAGGAACGAGCAGAGTTGGCTGAGAGCAGCGCGGAGACGAGGCGGGCGCAGGAGCAGGTGCTTTATCAGCAAGAGCTGGAGCGGCagctggaggagggagagaagcggAAGCAGGCAGCCTACGAGGAGTTCCTGCGAGACAAGGTCCTGGTGGACGAGATTGTGAGGAAGATCTACGATGAAGACGAAAG GGCAAGGCAAGAAAggctggagaagaagagaatgacCCAGCGCTTCATAGAGGAGTTCAAAAGGGACCAGGAGCTGCGGAGGAGGCGGCAGCGCGAAGAGTTGGAGGAGGAGAACCAGAAGCTCTTGGCCTTTGCCAACATGTGGCAGCAACGAGAAGACAAGCGGATGGCTCAGGTCCACGAGAACGAGGAGCGGAAGCGCCAGCTCCAGCAGCAG ATGGCTGAGCACCTGGAGAGAGAGCAGCGGGAGCGCGAGGAGCTGGAGCAGGTCCGCCAGGAGCTCTCGGTTGAGGAGCAAGCAGCAGCAGACAGGAAGAAGTTACAG gaagaggtggagaagaAGATTCGTCAGCGCTTGGAGCTGCGGCACTCCTATGAAGAGCAGCTGGCCATGCGGGAGGTGCTGCAGCAGGcgatggagaaggaggaggcggcCTTCCGCCAGGCCATGCTGGACAAGTTTGCGGAGGACGACCGGATTGAGCAGATGAACGCCCAGAAGCGGCGCATGAAGCAGCTGGAGCATCAGAGGGCCGTGCAGCAGCTGATCGAAGAGCGGCGCAAACAGCTCCTGGCAGACAAG GAGCGTGAGCTGGAGGAGAGGCAGCTGGAGGAGCGGAGGGCTGCAGCCGTGCAGGCCGTCGTGGAGGAAGAGCGCCGCAAGCTTCTGCAAGAGCACGCTGTGAAGCTGCTGGGGTACCTCCCCCGG GGAGTCCTTAAAGATGAGCAAGACGTAGACCTGCTTGGAGAAGAGTTCAGGCAAGTTTatcagaagaggaaaaaggacGAAAGGCTGACGGAAGAATGCAGGGGCGAGGCGGCTTCACAGTAA